The DNA segment CTCGCAGGTGCGGCCGGGGAGGGCACGTGGCGCTGCGATCAAACAGGCGAGGAGACGATCGAAGGCCGCAGCACCGTCGCCTTCAAGGTCGTGTCCGGGGCCGGGCAGGAGTTTGCCGGCTGGATCGATCGCGAGCTCGCCTTTCCGTTGCGGATCAAGACGGAAGACGGCGCACTCGTGGCGCTGACAGCCATCAAGGACGCGCCTCAGCCCGTATCGTCCTTCGAAATTCCCGCGAGCTTTCGAAAATTCAGCCTCGATGCGTTGATGGAGCGGATCAAGCAAAGCGACGTCTGGGTCGCGCAGCCGGAAGACGACAAGGCGCCTCGCCCCTAAGGGGAACGCCTAATGTAGAAGTAAGAGATTCGTGACGATTTCTTCTACACGACTGATGGAGATGCCCGTACGTTGCTCGAGGGCGAGAGGATGATCCGTCGGCTCAAGCTCTATCGACGGTCGGCGGCCGCCGCCGCGTAGATGCAGGTTTGTCTTGAGGTTTATCGTCCCCGAATAAAGCGAGATACTGTTGCTTAGCCATCCAAACTTTGGCGGCTCGTTTTCGATCACCGGTGCATTCCACAATTCAACGATGCGGTCGAAACTTGTGGTGGAAACCGAAACCCACACGCCCCACACGAAGTGGTCATCCTGACCAAGGATCGGTATTTCAAGGCAGCCCCGAACGAAGATGTCCTTGCCGTCGACGATGCAAACGTCGCTGTCTAGCTTTGCGCGATCCTGGCGCTCGGATTCCGGGATTTGGAGCCAATGGTCCGGCGCGCCGCAAGCGAAATCTAGCGGCAGGGTATTGAACTGCCTTCCGCAACAGCGGCATTTCCAAGCGTGATGCATGCTGGCTGTCAGTATCAAGCCGGTGCCAGCGCGATGACGCGCAGCGGACTGCCTGAACCGTCGGCGATCTTAAGGGGTGCTGCGATGATGACGGCGCCGGTTGGCGGCAACTGGTCCAGATTGATCAGGCTGGTGATACCGAATTTGCCGGCGCCATGCATCGTGCCGTGGTTCGGGAAAGGCGGATCGAAGGTGCCGGCCTGACCCGCGTCGGTTCCGATGGTCTCGACGCCGACGCCCAGCACGTCGCGCTGGTGCGCCAGGAATTCGGAGCAGGCTTTCGCGAAACCAGGCGAGTGCGGGCCGTCGTCGCGCACATTGAGGAAGTCTTCGCGTTTGGTGCGGGCGCTCCAGCCGGTGCGCAGCAGCACCCATGATCCCGCAGGAATACGGCCGTGCGTGCTCTCCCAG comes from the Bradyrhizobium erythrophlei genome and includes:
- a CDS encoding DUF2199 domain-containing protein, which codes for MHHAWKCRCCGRQFNTLPLDFACGAPDHWLQIPESERQDRAKLDSDVCIVDGKDIFVRGCLEIPILGQDDHFVWGVWVSVSTTSFDRIVELWNAPVIENEPPKFGWLSNSISLYSGTINLKTNLHLRGGGRRPSIELEPTDHPLALEQRTGISISRVEEIVTNLLLLH
- a CDS encoding cyclase family protein, encoding MAEKQSSVLTQLVEELNAKRIRVVDLTTTLGPETPVIDLPPIFAPSPGLTLTEISRYDSRGPAWYWNVLNLGEHTGTHFDAPVHWITGKDLPENATDTIQPRKFVGPACVIDVTADVKANPDFLLTPDRVQAWESTHGRIPAGSWVLLRTGWSARTKREDFLNVRDDGPHSPGFAKACSEFLAHQRDVLGVGVETIGTDAGQAGTFDPPFPNHGTMHGAGKFGITSLINLDQLPPTGAVIIAAPLKIADGSGSPLRVIALAPA